The Chryseobacterium sp. 52 genome includes a region encoding these proteins:
- a CDS encoding bacteriocin-like protein — MKNLKKLSKRELRVITGGKEMCIDSATGECRKYGNSCAEMKCRLIDPIEF, encoded by the coding sequence ATGAAAAATCTAAAAAAACTAAGCAAAAGAGAACTACGAGTAATTACTGGCGGAAAAGAAATGTGTATTGATTCGGCTACGGGAGAATGCAGAAAATACGGGAATAGCTGTGCAGAAATGAAGTGCCGACTAATAGATCCAATAGAATTTTAA
- the ychF gene encoding redox-regulated ATPase YchF, whose protein sequence is MKCGIVGLPNVGKSTLFNCLSNAKAQSANYPFCTIEPNLGTVSVPDQRLFELEKLVNPERVLPAVVEIVDIAGLVKGASKGEGLGNQFLANIRECEAIIHVLRCFDNGNIIHVEGSVDPMRDKEIIDIELQLKDLETVGKAVEKAKKFIKSGKKDDILVYETLQNLEKFIEDGKNAREFPVNDMTQAIIEDIQLLTKKPVLYVCNVDENSIKNGNDWIEKIETMAKNEGAEVVVLAAQIEADINELETFEEREIFLEELGLEEPGVNRLIRKAYDLLKLQTYFTAGVKEVRAWTIGQGWTAPQAAGVIHTDFEKGFIRAEVIKYNDYLTYGSEVKIKEAGKLSVEGKEYIVQDGDIMHFRFNV, encoded by the coding sequence ATGAAATGTGGAATCGTAGGCTTACCGAATGTAGGTAAATCAACTCTTTTTAACTGCTTAAGCAACGCAAAAGCTCAATCAGCAAATTATCCTTTCTGTACCATAGAACCGAACTTAGGAACGGTTTCTGTACCGGATCAGAGATTATTTGAACTGGAAAAATTAGTGAATCCGGAAAGAGTATTGCCGGCTGTCGTTGAAATCGTTGATATTGCAGGTCTTGTAAAAGGGGCCAGTAAAGGAGAAGGATTGGGAAATCAGTTTCTTGCCAATATCCGCGAATGTGAAGCTATTATCCATGTTTTAAGATGTTTTGACAATGGGAATATTATCCATGTTGAAGGTTCTGTAGACCCGATGAGAGATAAAGAAATTATTGACATCGAGTTACAGCTGAAAGACCTTGAAACAGTAGGAAAAGCTGTTGAAAAAGCTAAAAAATTCATCAAATCAGGAAAGAAAGACGATATTCTGGTCTATGAAACACTTCAGAACCTGGAGAAGTTTATTGAGGACGGAAAAAATGCAAGAGAATTTCCTGTAAATGATATGACGCAAGCTATCATTGAGGATATCCAGCTTTTAACTAAAAAGCCTGTATTATATGTGTGCAACGTAGACGAAAATTCTATCAAAAACGGAAACGATTGGATAGAAAAGATCGAAACGATGGCTAAAAATGAAGGAGCAGAAGTGGTTGTATTGGCAGCACAGATCGAGGCAGATATCAATGAACTTGAAACGTTTGAAGAAAGAGAGATTTTCCTTGAAGAACTTGGTCTTGAAGAGCCTGGAGTAAACCGTTTGATCAGAAAAGCTTATGATCTGTTAAAGCTTCAGACATACTTTACAGCTGGTGTGAAAGAGGTAAGAGCCTGGACAATTGGACAGGGATGGACCGCTCCGCAGGCAGCGGGTGTCATTCACACAGATTTCGAAAAAGGTTTCATCCGTGCAGAAGTGATCAAGTACAATGATTATCTTACATACGGTTCTGAAGTGAAAATAAAAGAAGCCGGAAAACTTTCTGTAGAAGGGAAAGAATATATTGTTCAGGATGGTGACATCATGCACTTTAGATTCAACGTATAA
- a CDS encoding ferritin, with protein MNTNRLSKTIEKALSNQMNKEIHASHIFLSYGIWADDKGYQGIANFLYRHAQEERNHSVKFMEYVLNRGGKPKVDSIPAPPADPKSLTACFDGVFKHEVDNTTAIYKIVDLALEEKDWATWNFMQWFVQEQIEEETLASNLIDKLKIAGGDRATDESLFTLDKTLQQAPNDVPLAQNATGDNP; from the coding sequence ATGAATACCAACAGACTTTCCAAGACTATTGAAAAAGCACTTAGTAATCAGATGAACAAAGAAATTCATGCCTCGCACATTTTTCTGTCTTATGGAATTTGGGCAGACGACAAAGGATATCAGGGAATTGCCAATTTCCTTTACAGGCATGCACAGGAAGAAAGAAACCATTCCGTTAAATTCATGGAATACGTACTGAATAGAGGAGGGAAGCCAAAAGTTGATTCCATTCCCGCACCACCTGCCGATCCGAAGTCTTTAACAGCCTGTTTCGATGGAGTTTTTAAACATGAAGTGGATAATACAACTGCGATTTACAAAATTGTAGATCTTGCACTGGAAGAAAAAGACTGGGCAACATGGAATTTTATGCAGTGGTTTGTTCAGGAGCAGATAGAAGAAGAAACGCTTGCAAGTAACCTGATTGATAAATTGAAAATTGCAGGGGGAGACAGAGCGACTGATGAATCTTTATTTACTTTAGATAAAACATTACAGCAAGCTCCAAACGATGTTCCGCTGGCTCAGAATGCCACAGGTGACAATCCATAA
- a CDS encoding glycoside hydrolase family 10 protein, producing the protein MRMNIIKLTLLTGVFASYASCSVQSNTVKATPTKNTAKPNSNISKPKEPVNTVKPVTAVPPAEENFRTTLPEIKREFRGAWIASVANINWPSRNDLTVDQQKAEAISMLDMLKDNNFNAAIFQIRPSADALYTSSIEPWSYFLTGQTGTAPYPNYDPLQFWIEEAHKRGLELHVWLNPYRAHHSNGGAVNSLSMASKLSDIVVKLKNGMYWFDPANPKTQGHVSNVVKDIVKRYDIDAVHFDDYFYPYAAYNRGADFPDNATWNEYQRSGGSLSRADWRRDNVNRFVERIYKEIHAEKNYVRFGISPFGIWKPGYPAGIVGSSQYDELYADAKLWLNKGWVDYFSPQLYWPIDSKGQGFEALLNWWQSENTMNRHLWPGLNTVEIKVSDRPAEIKNQIEISRQILKNDAGEIHWSIAGLTKNSSMLPTLKNGPYKEKALIPKSPWIKALPLQTPTLFTVDSGSSVQASWSSKNIGNVFQWVIFTQYNGVWETEILTLDTLSKAIPKSKDGRKLDGIAIKAIDRLGNESDYMAKKIK; encoded by the coding sequence ATGAGAATGAATATTATAAAGCTTACTCTTTTAACCGGAGTTTTTGCATCATATGCCAGTTGTTCCGTACAGAGTAATACAGTAAAAGCAACACCCACAAAAAATACAGCTAAGCCAAACAGCAATATATCAAAGCCCAAAGAACCTGTTAATACAGTAAAACCTGTAACAGCAGTACCTCCGGCTGAGGAAAACTTCAGAACCACACTTCCGGAGATCAAAAGAGAATTCCGTGGTGCCTGGATTGCAAGTGTAGCCAATATCAACTGGCCTTCACGAAATGATTTAACGGTTGATCAGCAGAAAGCAGAAGCCATAAGCATGCTCGATATGCTGAAAGACAACAATTTCAATGCGGCCATCTTCCAGATCAGACCTTCTGCAGACGCGCTCTATACAAGCAGCATAGAACCTTGGTCTTATTTTCTGACCGGACAGACGGGAACTGCTCCTTATCCAAATTATGATCCCCTTCAGTTCTGGATTGAAGAAGCCCATAAGAGAGGTTTAGAGCTTCATGTCTGGTTAAATCCATACCGGGCCCATCATTCCAACGGAGGCGCTGTAAACAGCCTGTCTATGGCTAGCAAATTGTCTGATATTGTTGTAAAATTAAAGAACGGAATGTACTGGTTCGATCCTGCAAATCCAAAAACACAGGGACACGTTTCCAATGTTGTGAAAGATATTGTAAAGAGATATGACATAGATGCAGTACATTTTGACGACTATTTCTATCCTTATGCTGCGTACAACAGAGGCGCAGATTTTCCCGATAATGCAACCTGGAATGAGTATCAGAGAAGCGGAGGATCATTATCAAGGGCAGACTGGAGAAGAGATAATGTGAATAGATTTGTGGAAAGGATCTATAAAGAAATCCATGCAGAAAAAAATTATGTAAGATTCGGGATCAGCCCGTTCGGGATCTGGAAGCCCGGATATCCTGCAGGAATCGTTGGATCTTCACAATATGACGAATTATACGCGGATGCCAAATTATGGCTGAATAAAGGTTGGGTAGATTATTTTTCACCACAGCTTTACTGGCCTATCGACTCAAAAGGACAGGGCTTTGAAGCATTGCTAAACTGGTGGCAATCTGAAAACACAATGAACCGTCACCTTTGGCCGGGACTTAATACGGTAGAAATAAAAGTCTCAGACCGCCCTGCGGAAATCAAAAATCAAATTGAAATTTCAAGACAGATCCTAAAGAATGATGCCGGAGAAATTCACTGGAGCATTGCAGGACTGACAAAGAATTCCAGTATGCTGCCTACTTTAAAGAACGGACCTTATAAAGAGAAAGCATTAATTCCCAAAAGCCCATGGATTAAAGCTTTGCCATTACAAACACCTACCTTATTTACAGTAGATAGCGGAAGTTCCGTACAGGCAAGCTGGAGCAGTAAAAATATAGGAAATGTATTCCAATGGGTGATTTTCACTCAATACAACGGAGTATGGGAAACCGAAATTTTGACATTGGATACGCTTTCAAAAGCGATTCCGAAATCTAAAGACGGGAGAAAATTAGATGGCATAGCTATCAAAGCAATTGACAGACTAGGAAATGAAAGTGATTATATGGCAAAGAAAATAAAATAA
- the typA gene encoding translational GTPase TypA: MQNIRNIAIIAHVDHGKTTLVDKIIHATNIFRENQESGELIMDNNDLERERGITILSKNISVTYKDVKINVIDTPGHADFGGEVERVLKMADGVILLVDAFEGPMPQTRFVLQKALELGLRPLVVINKVDKPNCRPEEVHDKVFDLFFALDATEEQLDFPTFYGSSKQGWFNTSLEQTENIFPLLDGILQYVPEPKVSEGTLQMQIVSLDFSSFLGRIAIGKVIRGEIKESQWIGLAQADGKVLKGKVKELYVFEGLGKKKVTEVKAGDICAVVGFDAFQIGDSFVDIENPEPLPRTSIDEPTLNMTFSINNSPFFGKDGKYVTSNHLKERLYKELEKNLALRVEQTQDANTFLVFGRGILHLSVLIETMRREGYEMTIGQPQVILREIDGEKCEPYESLVVDVPEEFASRVIDLATQRKGDLHIMETKGEMQHMEFEIPSRGLIGLRSQMLTATAGEAIMAHRFTEYKPFKGAIPGRSNGVLVSKSQGPATEYSIAKLQDRGKFYVDPGEEIYAGMIIGEQNKPGDLVINIVEAKQLNNIRAAGKDKDGGVAPKILFSLEECMEYIQSDEAIEVTPNFIRMRKKILSEEERKRMERSAKA, from the coding sequence ATGCAAAACATTAGAAATATTGCGATTATCGCACACGTTGACCACGGGAAGACGACTTTGGTTGACAAGATTATTCATGCTACAAACATTTTCAGAGAAAATCAGGAAAGTGGAGAATTAATAATGGATAATAACGATCTTGAAAGAGAACGAGGTATTACCATTCTATCTAAAAATATTTCTGTTACTTATAAAGACGTTAAAATTAACGTAATCGATACTCCCGGTCACGCCGATTTTGGTGGGGAAGTAGAGAGAGTTTTAAAAATGGCGGATGGGGTAATCTTATTGGTGGATGCCTTTGAAGGACCAATGCCTCAGACAAGATTCGTACTTCAGAAAGCATTGGAATTAGGACTTAGACCTTTGGTTGTAATCAACAAAGTTGACAAACCAAACTGTCGTCCTGAAGAAGTTCATGATAAGGTATTTGATTTATTCTTTGCACTTGATGCTACTGAAGAGCAGTTGGATTTCCCAACGTTCTACGGTTCTTCTAAACAAGGATGGTTCAACACTTCATTAGAACAAACAGAAAATATCTTCCCATTATTAGATGGTATTTTACAGTATGTTCCGGAGCCGAAAGTATCAGAAGGAACTTTACAGATGCAGATCGTTTCTCTAGACTTTTCTTCTTTCTTAGGAAGAATTGCTATTGGAAAAGTAATCAGAGGAGAGATCAAAGAATCTCAATGGATTGGTCTTGCTCAGGCAGATGGAAAAGTTTTAAAAGGAAAAGTAAAAGAACTTTACGTTTTTGAAGGATTAGGGAAGAAAAAAGTTACAGAAGTAAAAGCAGGTGATATCTGTGCTGTTGTAGGTTTTGACGCTTTCCAGATCGGTGATTCATTCGTAGATATTGAAAATCCTGAACCGTTGCCAAGAACTTCTATTGATGAGCCAACGTTGAATATGACGTTCTCTATCAACAACTCGCCATTCTTCGGAAAAGATGGTAAATATGTGACTTCTAATCACCTGAAAGAAAGATTATACAAAGAACTAGAGAAAAACTTAGCATTAAGAGTAGAACAAACTCAGGATGCAAACACTTTCCTGGTATTCGGTAGAGGTATTCTTCACTTGTCAGTTTTGATTGAAACAATGAGAAGAGAAGGATACGAAATGACAATTGGTCAGCCACAGGTTATCTTGAGAGAAATCGACGGAGAAAAATGTGAGCCTTATGAATCTTTGGTTGTTGACGTTCCTGAAGAATTTGCTTCAAGAGTTATCGATTTGGCAACTCAGAGAAAAGGAGATCTTCACATTATGGAAACTAAAGGGGAGATGCAGCATATGGAATTCGAGATTCCTTCAAGAGGTTTGATCGGATTGCGTTCCCAGATGTTGACGGCTACTGCTGGTGAAGCTATTATGGCGCACCGTTTCACAGAATACAAACCTTTCAAAGGAGCAATTCCTGGAAGAAGCAATGGTGTTTTGGTAAGTAAAAGCCAAGGTCCGGCAACTGAATATTCTATCGCTAAATTACAGGATAGAGGTAAGTTTTATGTGGATCCGGGCGAAGAGATCTATGCAGGAATGATCATTGGTGAGCAAAACAAACCAGGCGATCTTGTCATCAATATTGTAGAAGCAAAACAATTAAACAATATTCGTGCTGCAGGTAAAGATAAAGATGGAGGTGTTGCTCCAAAAATATTGTTCTCACTGGAAGAATGTATGGAATATATCCAGTCTGATGAAGCAATTGAGGTAACTCCTAACTTCATCCGTATGAGAAAGAAAATTCTTTCTGAAGAAGAAAGAAAAAGAATGGAAAGATCAGCGAAAGCGTAA
- a CDS encoding DUF1294 domain-containing protein, translating to MVKIILLGINLFSFLIFGLDKNLAVRHKRRVSENSLLGLTFIGGTAGAILGMLIFRHKISKKSFLMKFVAVILIQAVLICLYFWFLDPVL from the coding sequence ATGGTCAAAATAATATTGTTAGGAATTAATCTTTTTAGTTTTCTGATTTTTGGATTAGATAAAAATCTGGCTGTCAGGCATAAACGAAGGGTTTCAGAAAATTCACTTTTAGGATTAACATTCATTGGAGGAACGGCAGGTGCTATTTTAGGAATGCTGATTTTCAGGCATAAAATTTCAAAAAAATCCTTTTTAATGAAATTTGTAGCAGTAATTCTGATTCAGGCAGTTTTAATCTGTTTATACTTCTGGTTTCTAGATCCGGTGCTATAA
- a CDS encoding YceI family protein, translating into MKKLSVIALVGIGLLAASCTKEKSADTAATATEQTVAESKGEVLPVDATTSVVNWKAFHKGGMAPRWGTLSVKSGDLSVEGGQLAAGNFVIDMNSIKVDPASVTEKDKKPADLEAHLKNPDFFDTAKNPTSDFKITSVTDLKEAPKDAVAGANKTVSGNLTLSGKTMNVTFPAKVDVTDTSAAVQAKFTVNRADWGIKFGTSEADPAEWMISKDIEIAVDVKAKK; encoded by the coding sequence ATGAAAAAACTTAGTGTAATTGCATTAGTAGGAATAGGATTGCTTGCAGCATCGTGTACTAAAGAAAAATCAGCAGATACTGCAGCAACGGCAACGGAGCAGACGGTAGCAGAGAGCAAAGGAGAAGTATTACCGGTTGATGCTACTACTTCTGTAGTAAACTGGAAAGCTTTTCACAAAGGAGGTATGGCTCCTCGTTGGGGAACTCTTAGCGTAAAATCAGGTGATCTAAGCGTTGAAGGAGGTCAGTTAGCTGCTGGAAACTTTGTAATCGATATGAATTCTATCAAAGTAGATCCTGCTTCCGTAACAGAAAAAGATAAAAAACCTGCAGATCTTGAAGCTCACTTAAAAAATCCTGATTTCTTTGATACTGCAAAGAACCCTACTTCAGATTTCAAAATTACAAGTGTTACAGATTTGAAAGAAGCACCTAAAGATGCTGTTGCAGGAGCTAATAAAACAGTAAGCGGAAATCTTACACTGTCAGGAAAGACAATGAACGTAACTTTCCCTGCTAAAGTGGATGTTACTGATACTTCAGCTGCTGTTCAGGCTAAATTTACAGTAAACAGAGCAGATTGGGGAATCAAGTTTGGTACTTCAGAAGCAGATCCTGCTGAATGGATGATCAGCAAAGATATCGAAATTGCTGTTGATGTAAAAGCTAAAAAATAA